Part of the Lolium rigidum isolate FL_2022 chromosome 6, APGP_CSIRO_Lrig_0.1, whole genome shotgun sequence genome, gcgtcgGCGCGAACGGCTGTGACcatccgagtacttggcgtacaattccatagcccgatcaaactaaccaaagaaagcgagtcatttcatcgaacacaatgtgggcgctacggattatggaagaaacagtcgtacccggttggccgacgtcggcgccgtcgtcgcctccggtctctaagtcgtgatggtacccatggaaggagttcaccgacgctcggatgatggcccatcacgtcgacattgccttctcggctcctcttcattggcactttccggtagtcgccgttgatcggcttgcgctcatcgaactcggccttgatcctcgcccaatacttcccgcctttttggttggcgccgatgatggagtcatggctcaccgtcgcccacgactcgcagagacaaagatcttccagaaccgtccacttcgggcctcgtgtgcccgacgccttcttcttcttcttcttcttcgtcctcacgccgtccgcgtctacctccacgagatcatcgtcaccggcaccctcgtcgtcctcttcctcgccgccctcttcgtcgccgccctcttcgtcctcaacgtcgtcctcctcgtcgtcctccaccccgtcctcttcctcgtcgtcctcctcctcaaccccgtcgtcctcctcgccaccggcgccgtcgtattcgagcggacccctgcggccggtgaaagggccgccgtccggaccgggtccggctcgcgttgctcgtacgcgggagtagaggttgttggggttgaagccgcccgtgcggcagcgcatcctcggtagtgcggcgacaagttaggcgtcacgcacccgggagtggcggagggccgtcgttgtagaaggcggcttgcgacggagaagactcccggaacgtacaccggcacgttcgtactatatgggctcgcgttggtggcggcgatacacccggcgattatgcggcgcgtggcggcgcgccgccgagccttcttctccggctcgcgccgccctccgtcctttccgctccgccgtcgatagcttccggcgcgagCAATCTTGCcgccattcatcttcggtcatgccttcgggcttcttcttcgcggccggcgccttccgcgggttCGCGACgcgcgctttcgcccctatcgtcgcattgccggcggcttcttggccgctttcttcgccatctttttgggggccgtcggcggcgccatggaatggggagagggtagcggcggcggcggtgcacggcgggagggagaaagaaatcggcgggataggagaaatgaatcggcggcaggatatgttttgggaggcccgtgcgcggcggtataggcgcgatttggcgggagcggcgggatttggcgggagtgtgagacgaacttTTCTCCGTGCCggcgacgggtcgggcccgcgtcggttggcctcgctttcgttgtgtcccggcgtccccggtgcgtcccctgtgggacggggacgggctcggggcgccggacaccgtatcggggcgcgccggacaaaaaagggctttgggggacgcggctggaacgctttttttgtccggcgcgccccaaatcgctttgggggacggtttgggggacgcgactggagatgctctcagctcAGAAAAAAACAAGGGAAGGTACGTAGACCCGTTGAGAAGAGcagaaagaaaaagaacaaggagGAGGGAAAAACCAACGTTAATAATACAACTGGATTGTACGGAGTATTTGTGTATGCAACGCTAGCGGATCGGCAGGTATCGAGTAGTATATTTTTTTTCCCTCGCTTCCTTTGGTGCAGGCACCAGGCAGACGTGCAGCAGCGCGACCCGAAAGCAAAGAAGGCTTTTCGCGTGGACACGTGGCGCTGAGCCTTTCTCCCGGACGGCTCCTGACGCGTTGGAGGCCCCCCAAGCCCACATAGAACCGCCTCAGGACCCCAAGCCCACATAGTATCGTACAACCAAAGCCCAACGTTTCAGCAGCCCACAAACAAAGCCCGTTGATTCCTTTTTACGCAGTTCGCACTAGCAGTGGAGAGTGGAGACAGCCCAGCCTTTCCACAGTCGCACATCTGAGCCGGCGGCGACTCCAACCATCGCCGTCCCTCATCCTTCGGCAACGGCGACCCTCCATGGCGCGCCGGGACGGGGAGATCCCCGCCAAGAAATCCATGCTCTCCgatggcggcggcagcgaggaCCGCCTCAGCGCGCTTCCCGACGATATCCTTATCCAGATCCTGCTCAAGCTCGTCgacaccgccgtcgccgctcggacCAGCATCCTCTCCACTCGCTGGCGCCGCCTCTGGACCCTCCTGCCGGAGCTCTGGTTTTACCCCGGTACTGATCCCCTCGCCATCCGCGCCGCCCTCGAATCCCACGAAGCAGCGGCCCTCCGCGACCTCGACATCACTTTACTCGACGCCACTCCCGAGTCCGTGGCGGGCTGGCTTCCaatcgccgcgcgccgcctccccgGCCATCTAAAACTCGTCAACATCTCTGAACCGGACGAATCAGATGGCCAGGCTCGGGAAATAGTCGCCTTTCTGCTGCCCTGCTTCCAGAACGCCACCTCGATCCACCTCGAACTGGGATATCTTGGCATGGCCCTGCATCCATTGGGCGTATTCGCACGGCTCACCGATCTCAACCTGATTTCCGTCCAGCTACATGGTCCGTGCATGCTCGGCGAAGCTGTCTCCTCACCGCGGTGCCCGTCTTTGCAAAAGCTCGTCGTCCATGGTGCCCGCGGTTTGGGCAACTTCACCGTTCAGTCCGAGAGTCTTAAGCGATTGACGCTGAGGAATGTGCACGGGCTGGAGCAGCTCACTGTTATCGCGCCGGCACTCCTATCCTTAAGTGTCATCTGCAGCTTCCATTCCACCACGACCATGAATCAACCGGTTGCAACCATCTCCTCTCCTCAGCTGTTGTCCCTCATTTGGCTGGATGCCTATGATCGAAGGTCCACCCAACTTGGCGAGATGGAGAATCTACAGCGGCTGAGCACCTACCCTTTTTTCGTATATGGACATAACGATTCACATAAAGTAGTCAATAGCTACACTATGAAGCTTTTGTCGCACTTTAAGCTCATCCAGAATCTGAGTTTCAAGCTTGTCTA contains:
- the LOC124664221 gene encoding putative F-box/LRR-repeat protein At4g15060, which gives rise to MARRDGEIPAKKSMLSDGGGSEDRLSALPDDILIQILLKLVDTAVAARTSILSTRWRRLWTLLPELWFYPGTDPLAIRAALESHEAAALRDLDITLLDATPESVAGWLPIAARRLPGHLKLVNISEPDESDGQAREIVAFLLPCFQNATSIHLELGYLGMALHPLGVFARLTDLNLISVQLHGPCMLGEAVSSPRCPSLQKLVVHGARGLGNFTVQSESLKRLTLRNVHGLEQLTVIAPALLSLSVICSFHSTTTMNQPVATISSPQLLSLIWLDAYDRRSTQLGEMENLQRLSTYPFFVYGHNDSHKVVNSYTMKLLSHFKLIQNLSFKLVYPLEITDHEYLMKDITRLPKIVEMNLHIETKGHSFGTSFFHLLTMCTGVRRLTLTLDCNASYLVTECPAGCVCDQMSNWKTEELTLNCLKEVKVNKLGATNHEASLLKRLLEWATVLQTMTVTFDRSVAGSKAKEFCQMLQSFSRPEIGMKGRHFA